From a region of the Tursiops truncatus isolate mTurTru1 chromosome 2, mTurTru1.mat.Y, whole genome shotgun sequence genome:
- the ANKRD63 gene encoding ankyrin repeat domain-containing protein 63, which yields MLKPKDLCPRAGTRTFLEAMQAGKVHLARFVLDALDRSIIDCRAEQGRTPLMVAVSLPDPALRARFVRLLLEQGAAVNLRDERGRTALSLACERGHLDAVQLLVQFSGDPEAADSAGNSPVMWAAACGHGAVLEFLVRSFRRLGLRLDRTNRAGHTALQLAAARGHGTCVQALTGPWGRAAAAAAAAARGSNSDSPPGRPAPAPSPERRRPSPRRLPRPLLARFARAAGGHGHGGEAGSGGKGFGRHRVQGSERPELGRSMSLALGAVTEEEAARLRAGALMAQPHSPQSSGVGRWRSQEVLEGAPPTLVQAPVGLSPHPEGGPGSGRSGLRRRSTAPDIPSLVGEAPGPESGSELEPNALPHSVPGPQPWQAGTEAVVLHAQQ from the coding sequence ATGCTCAAGCCCAAGGACCTGTGCCCCCGAGCGGGTACGCGTACCTTCCTGGAGGCCATGCAGGCGGGCAAAGTGCACCTGGCCCGCTTTGTGCTGGATGCGCTGGACCGCAGCATCATCGACTGCCGCGCGGAGCAGGGCCGCACGCCGCTCATGGTGGCCGTGAGCTTGCCAGACCCCGCGCTGCGCGCGCGCTTTGTGCGACTACTGCTGGAGCAGGGTGCAGCAGTGAACCTGCGGGACGAGCGCGGCCGCACGGCGCTCAGCCTGGCGTGCGAGCGCGGCCACCTGGACGCCGTGCAACTGCTGGTGCAGTTCAGCGGCGACCCCGAGGCGGCCGACTCGGCGGGCAATAGCCCGGTGATGTGGGCGGCAGCGTGCGGCCACGGGGCGGTGCTCGAGTTCCTGGTGCGCTCTTTCCGCCGCCTCGGCCTGCGCCTCGACCGCACCAACCGGGCGGGCCACACGGCGTTGCAACTGGCCGCCGCCCGCGGCCACGGGACCTGTGTGCAGGCCCTCACCGGGCCCTGGGGCcgcgcagccgccgccgccgccgccgcggctcGGGGCTCCAACTCCGACAGCCCCCCTGGCCGTCCGGCTCCCGCGCCCAGCCCGGAGCGCCGAAGACCCAGTCCCCGCCGCCTACCGCGGCCGCTTCTGGCGCGCTTTGCTCGAGCGGCCGGCGGCCATGGTCACGGCGGCGAGGCTGGCTCAGGGGGTAAGGGCTTCGGTCGGCACCGGGTGCAGGGCAGCGAGCGGCCGGAGCTGGGCCGGAGCATGAGCCTGGCGTTGGGTGCCGTGACCGAGGAGGAGGCGGCTCGACTGCGGGCGGGAGCCCTGATGGCACAACCACACTCGCCTCAGTCTTCAGGCGTTGGGCGGTGGCGTTCGCAGGAGGTGCTGGAGGGAGCGCCCCCAACCTTAGTGCAAGCCCCTGTCGGCCTTAGCCCCCACCCCGAGGGCGGCCCCGGCTCTGGCCGCTCGGGTTTGCGCCGACGCTCTACAGCTCCAGACATCCCCAGCCTGGTCGGGGAAGCACCTGGGCCCGAGAGCGGCTCAGAATTAGAGCCCAACGCTCTGCCCCATTCGGTGCCTGGGCCTCAGCCTTGGCAGGCGGGCACGGAGGCCGTGGTGCTGCACGCTCAGCAGTAA